The Streptomyces sp. B3I8 nucleotide sequence TCATCCAGTACGAGAAGCCCGCCACCTGGCTCAACTCCGGCGGCGCCGGAACCATGGGCTACGCGGTCCCGGCCGCGATGGGCGCCAAGGCCGGGCAGCCCGGCCGCACCGTCTGGGCGATCGACGGCGACGGCTGCTTCCAGATGACCAACCAGGAACTGACCACCTGCGCCCTGAACAACATCCCGATCAAGGTCGCCATCATCAACAACGGCGCCCTCGGGATGGTCCGCCAGTGGCAGACCCTGTTCTACAACCAGCGGTACTCCAACACGGTCCTGCACTCCGGCCCGACCGACATCAGCCCGGAGGCCAAGGGCACCCGCGTCCCGGACTTCGTGAAGCTGTCGGAGGCCATGGGCTGCTACGCCATCCGCTGCGAGCGCCCGGAGGACCTGGACAAGGTCATCGAGGAGGCGAACTCGATCAACGACCGCCCCGTGGTCGTGGACTTCATCGTCCACGAGGACGCCATGGTGTGGCCGATGGTCGCCGCCGGCACGTCCAACGACGAGATCATGGCCGCCCGGGACGTCCGTCCCGACTTCGGCGACACCGAGGACGACTGAGAGCCCGCGAGAGCCACCGGACGTCAGCGACTTCAGGGACTTCAGGGATTTCAGGAAGGTACGACCGTCATGTCCACCAAGCACACGCTCTCGGTCCTGGTCGAGAACACCCCCGGCATCCTGGCGCGGATCGCCGCGCTCTTCTCCCGCCGCGGATTCAACATCGACTCGCTCGCCGTCGGCGTCACCGAGCACCCCGACATCTCCCGCATCACCATCGTGGTGAGCGTCGAGGACCTGCCCCTGGAGCAGGTCACCAAGCAGCTCAACAAGCTCGTCAACGTGCTCAAGATCGTCGAGCTGGAGCCGGCCCAGGCCGTCCAGCGCGAACTCGTCCTGGTGAAGGTGCGCGCCGACAACGAGACGCGCTCCCAGATCACCGAGATCGTCCAGCTCTTCCGCGCCAAGACCGTCGACGTCTCCCCGGAGGCCGTCACCATCGAGGCCACCGGCTCCGGCGACAAGCTGACCGCCATGCTGCGGATGCTGGAGCAGTACGGCATCAAGGAACTGGTCCAGTCCGGCACCATCGCGATCGGCCGCGGCGCCCGCTCCATCACCGACCGCTCGCTGCGCGCACTGGACCGCTCAGCCTGACGTCGGCTCAGAACCGCCCCGGGATGGCCGGAAACGCCCGCCGGCCGCCCCGGGCGGTACCCGCGCACAGTGGCCCGGTACCACTTGCCCGGCGCGCCGCCCGCATTACGAGACCCCCCGGCTTTCCGCCCCCGCACCGGCATACGGTGGGACGCAACACCTGCACACCAAGGAGTGAACCGAAAGTGGCCGAGCTGTTCTACGACGCTGACGCCGACCTGTCCATCATCCAGGGCCGCAAGGTCGCGGTCATCGGTTACGGCAGCCAGGGCCACGCCCACGCGCTGTCGCTGCGTGACTCGGGTGTCGACGTCCGCGTCGGCCTGCACGAGGGCTCGAAGTCCAAGGCCAAGGCCGAGGAGCAGGGCCTGCGCGTGGTCAGCCCCGCCGAGGCGACCGCCGAGGCCGACGTCATCATGATCCTCGTGCCGGACCCGATCCAGGCCCAGGTCTACGAGGAGCACATCGCCCCGAACCTGAAGGACGGCGACGCGCTGTTCTTCGGCCACGGCCTGAACATCCGCTACGGCTTCATCAAGCCCCCGGCCGGTGTCGACGTCTGCATGGTCGCCCCCAAGGGCCCGGGCCACCTGGTGCGCCGCCAGTACGAGGAGGGCCGCGGCGTCCCCTGCATCGTCGCCGTCGAGCAGGACGCCTCCGGCAACGGCTTCGCGCTGGCCCTGTCGTACGCGAAGGGCATCGGCGGCACCCGCGCCGGCGTCATCAAGACGACCTTCACCGAGGAGACCGAGACCGACCTCTTCGGCGAGCAGGCCGTCCTCTGCGGTGGCACCGCGGCCCTGGTGAAGGCGGGCTTCGAGACGCTGACCGAGGCGGGCTACCAGCCGGAGATCGCCTACTTCGAGTGCATGCACGAGCTGAAGCTCATCGTCGACCTCATGTACGAGGGCGGCCTGGAGAAGATGCGCTGGTCGATCTCCGAGACCGCCGAGTGGGGCGACTACGTCACCGGCCCGCGGATCATCACCGACGCCACCAAGGCCGAGATGAAGAAGGTCCTCGCCGAGATCCAGGACGGCACCTTCGCCAAGAACTGGATGGACGAGTACCACGGCGGTCTGAAGAAGTACAACGAGTACAAGAAGCAGGACTCCGAGCACCTCCTGGAGACCACCGGCAAGGAGCTCCGCAAGCTCATGAGCTGGGTCAACGAGGAGGCGTAAGCCTTCGGGAGCGGCCGGGCCGGGGCACCGACGTCCCGGCCCGGCCGCCCCGGCCGGGGCCCTCCGCGCGGCTCCGGCCCACCCGTCCTCCCTCGGACGGGTGATCCTCGTGATGAGGCGCATGACGCCCGCGTTGCGCCACTAGACTGCTGCACCAATACGCGTCAGGCCCACAGCGTCGTGCGTCTTCCACGCGGCCCGGCGACACCGGGGAACTGCGGGCACGCTGCCCTCCCTTCCCCGGCGCCGCTCCCCTCCCACCGCCTGCGGCCGTCGGGACGGCCGTCCGCACTGGACATGTGAGGACTCACGTGAGCTCGAAACCTGTCGTACTCATCGCCGAAGAGCTGTCGCCCGCCACGGTGGACGCGCTGGGCCCGGACTTCGAGATCCGGCACTGCAACGGAGCGGACCGGGCCGAACTGCTCCCGGCCCTCGCCGACGTCGACGCCATCCTGATCCGCTCCGCGACGAAGGTCGACGCCGAGGCCGTCGCCGCCGCCCACAAGCTCAAGGTCGTCGCCCGCGCCGGCGTCGGCCTGGACAACGTGGACGTCTCCGCCGCCACCAAGGCCGGCGTGATGGTCGTCAACGCGCCGACCTCCAACATCGTCACCGCCGCCGAGCTCGCCTGCGGTCTGCTCGTCTCCACCGCCCGCAACATCCCGCAGGCCAACGCCGCGCTGAAGAACGGCGAGTGGAAGCGCAGCAAGTACACCGGTGTCGAGCTCGCCGAGAAGACCCTCGGCGTCGTCGGCCTCGGCCGCATCGGTGCCCTGGTCGCGCAGCGCATGTCCGCCTTCGGCATGAAGGTCGTCGCCTACGACCCCTACGTGCAGCCCGCCCGCGCCGCCCAGATGGGCGTGAAGGTCGTGACCCTCGACGAGCTGCTCGAGGTCTCCGACTTCATCACCGTCCACCTGCCCAAGACCCCCGAGACGCTCGGCCTCATCGGCGACGAGGCGCTGCGCAAGGTCAAGCCCAGCGTGCGCATCGTCAACGCCGCGCGCGGCGGCATCGTCGACGAGGAGGCGCTGTACGCGGCGCTGAAGGAGGGCCGCGTCGCCGGTGCCGGCCTCGACGTGTATGCCAAGGAGCCCTGCACCGACTCCCCGCTGTTCGAGCTCGACCAGGTCGTCTGCACCCCGCACCTGGGCGCCTCCACGGACGAGGCGCAGGAGAAGGCCGGCATCGCGGTCGCCAAGTCGGTGCGCCTCGCGCTGGCCGGCGAGCTCGTGCCCGACGCGGTCAACGTCCAGGGCGGCGTCATCGCCCAGGACGTCAAGCCCGGCCTGCCGCTCGCCGAGAAGCTCGGCCGCATCTTCACCGCCCTCGCGGGCGAGGTCGCGGCCCGGCTCGACGTCGAGGTGTACGGCGAGATCACTCAGCACGACGTGAAGGTGCTCGAACTCTCCGCGCTCAAGGGCGTGTTCGAGGACGTCGTCGACGAGACGGTGTCCTACGTCAACGCGCCGCTGTTCGCGCAGGAGCGGGGGGTCGAGGTCCGTCTGACCACGAGCTCCGAGTCGGCCGACCACCGCAACGTGGTCGTGGTGCGCGGCACGCTCACGGACGGCGAGGAGGTGTCGGTGTCCGGCACGCTCGCCGGGCCGAAGCACCACCAGAAGATCGTGGCGGTCGGGGAGTACGACGTCGACCTCGCGCTCGCCGACCACATGGTCGTGCTGCGGTACGCCGACCGGCCGGGGGTCGTCGGCACGCTGGGGCGTGTGCTCGGTGAGGCGGGCATCAACATCGCGGGGATGCAGGTCTCGCGGGCGGTGGCCGGTGGCGAGGCGTTGGCGGTGCTGACGGTGGACGACACGGTTCCGCCGAACGTGGTGGCGGAACTCGGCGAGGAGATCGGCGCGACCTCGGCCCGCTCCATCAACCTGGCCTGACCGGCGCGCCCCGCGCCCCTGCTCCGGGGGCACGGGGCGCCCCTTGGGAGGCTCAGGGGGCTTTGTCGGGCGCGAGCGCGTCGTGGCCGGTCGCGCCGGTCCTCGTGCCCCCGGCGGGGCGCTCCGGGCCGGCGGGCTCGCGCGGCGGAGCCGTGCGCTCCGCGGTGCGCAGGGTGCGCACCGCCAACGGCGCCGCTGCCAGCAGCAGAAGGGCGCCCGCGACCGCCGCCCCCCGCATTCCGTCCACGAACGCCCCCCGCGCCGCCGCGCGGACCGCCGCCCCCGCGGCCCCCGGCATCCCGTCCGCCACCGCCAGCGCCCCACCCAGCGTCTGCCGCGCCGCCTCCGGCGCCTCGGGCCCCACCCCGTGCCGGTACAGCGCCGTGCCGATCGCGCCGAGCATCGCCATGCCGAGCGCGCCCCCGAGTTCCGCGCCCGTCTCCATCAGCGAGGACGCCGTCCCGGCCCGCTCCACCGGGGCCGCCCCCATCGCCAGGTCGGTCACCTGCGACATCACCGTGACGATCCCCGAGGCGAGCACCCCCGCCCCGGCCAGCACCAGCCACAGCGAGCCGGTCCCGGCGAGCGCCAGCAGCCCGTAGCCGGCGGCGGCCACCACGAACCCGCCGCTCACCACGTACGCCCTGTCCACCCCGCGCTGCACCAGCCCGGCCGACACCGGCGCGGCCACCCCGATCAGCACCGACGGCAGCAGTGACCACAGCGCCGCCTCCAGCGCGCTCCTGCCGAGCACGGACTGCAGGTACTGCGTCGTGAAGAACGCCGAGCCCAGCATCGCGAACGAGGAGATCAGGTTCAGCACCAGCGCGGGCGAGAAACCGCGGGCCCGCAGCAGCGCCGGCGGGATCAGCGGTGAGGCGGCCGTGCGCTGCCGGTGCACGAACAGCGCCCCGAACAGCAGCCCCACCGTCACCGACACCACGTACCGCACGTTCCAGCCGTCGGTGGGGATCTCCTTGAGGCCGTAGACCACCGGCAGCACCGCGGCCAGCGACAGCGGCACGCTGAGGAGGTCGAACCGGCCGGGCTCCGGGCTGCGCGACTCCGGCAGCAGCAGCGGGCCGAGCACCAGCAGCATCGCCATCGCGGGCAGGTTGACCAGGAACACCGAGCCCCACCAGAAGTACTGCACCAGCACCCCGCTCAGTACCGAGCCGAGCGCGATGCCGCCGGTCATCACCCCGGACCACAGCCCGATCGCCTTCGCCCGCTGCCCGGGGTCGGTGAACATCGTCCGCAGCAGGGCCATCGTCGACGGCATCAGCGTCGCCCCGCCGAGCCCGAGCACCGCGCGGGCCGCGATCAGGGTCTCCGCGCTGTCGGCGTACGCGGCCACGAGCGAGGCGGCGCCGAACGCCGCCGCGCCGGCCAGCAGCAGTCGGCGGCGGCCGAACCGGTCGCCGAGGGCGCCCATCGTCATCAGCAGTCCGGCCAGGACGAAGCCGTAGATGTCGAAGATCCACAGCTGCTGGGTGCCGCTCGGCTCGAGGTCCGCGCCGATCGACGGGATCGCGAAGTACAGGACGGAGATGTCCATGGAGACCAGCAGCAGCGGAAGCATCAGGACGCCCATGGCGGTCCACTCGCGGCGGCCGGCCAGGGTGCCGGCGGTGGGGGAGTCCGCCGCCGGGTCGTGGTGGTTCGGGTTCGTCGGTGTCATGGCGGGGACTGTACGCACGTCTTATACATACGTCTAGTACAAGCGTGTAATACGCTTGTTCAACGGGCCCGTCCGGTGGTGGCCGGCGTGACCTGTCGGTCGTAGACGGGTGTCATAGACGCTTGTTCAGGGGGCGGGCTAGGGTGGGCGCATGGGACACCGTGAGGATCTGCTCGAAGGAGCCAAGCGCTGCCTGACGGCGAAGGGGTTCGCGGCCACGACGGCACGGGACATCGTCAAGGAGTCGGGCACCAACCTGGCGTCCATCGGCTACCACTACGGCTCCAAGGACGCACTGCTCGCCCAGGCGTACGTGGCGCTCGTCGGGGAGGTCTCCGACGCCTTCGACGGCAGCGAACGGCTGCTCGCGGACACCGCGCCCGGCTCCCTCGAACGGTTCGAGGCGGTGTGGTCGAACATCATCGGGACCATGCGGGAGCCCGGTTCGATGTGGCGCCTGAGCATCGAGATCGTGGCGATGGGCGACCGCCTGCCCGAGGTCCGCGACCACCTCGCGCGCGCCCAGCGGGAGGCGATGCGCGCCCTCGTACCGCTCTTCATGGGCGGACGGGAGGAAGACGTCCCCGAGGAGACCGTCGAGACCCTCGGCGGTTTCTACTACGCCCTGATGATGGGGCTGATCACCCACTACAACTTCGACCCCGACAGCGCCCCCGACGCGGACGCCCTCACCGCGGGGCTGCGCCAGGTCATCGCCGGGACGGGGCGGTGACCGCCCCTACGTGAGCGAGGCGATCAGGTCGTCCACCACCGGGGGCCCGCCCGCGACGCGCAGCGCCTCGATCCGGTGCGTCAGCTCCGGTGCCGTCACCGGGACGCCGACCAGGTCGCGCCGCCCGGCCGCCACGGAGCGCGGGAGCAGCCCGAGTCCCTGGCCGCCGGCGAGCAGTTCGGTGTACGTCCGCACGTCGAGGCCGTCGTAGCGCAGGGCCACCCGCAGCTGCGGTCCGTCCCCCACCAGGGCGCGCAGATCCGCCGGCGGGGCACCCACATCGGGCGCGTCGATCCACCGGGCGTCCACCAGGTCCGCCAGCCGCAGCCCCGTGCGGTGCGCCAGCGGGTGGGTGGACGGCAGGGCCACCACCGCCTGCTCCCGGCCCACCGGCACCCCGCGCACCCCGGCCGTCCGGGCCGGGCGCAGCGGATCGTCGGGCAGGGCGAAACCGTCGACCAGGCCGAGGTCCAGCGTGCCGGTGGCGACGCCCTCCGCGACCGCCCGCCGGGGCAGTGTGCGCACCGTGAACTCGTGGACCCCGGCGCGCCGTGCCACCTCGCCGGTGACCCGCAGGGTGTGCGCGGTGGCGGCCAGCGGACAGACGCCGACGGTCAGCCGTCCGGTGGACCCGCTGCCCGCCCGCCGGACCTCCGCGCGGGCCGCGTCGATGCGCAGCAGGATCGGGGCCACGTGGTCCAGCAGGCGGGCGCCCGCCTCGGTCGGCCCGACCGGCCGCCGGTGGATCAGCTCGGTGCCCAACTCCCCCTCCAGCGAGGCGATCTGCTGGGAGACCGCCGACTGCGTGTAGCCCAGTTCGCGGGCGGCGGCGGAGAAGGAGCCGAGCGTCAGGACGGTCGAGAACGTCTGGAGCAGTCGCGGATCCACGGCATCAGCATCGCTTATCAAGGGATCAGAAACCATCGTTTGCGCTACTTGGCGCGGCCGCTGGATGATTCCGGCGTGCCCCCGACCACTGCCTCACCCGTACGGCCGGACCCACGGCCCGACGCACGACTCGACGCGCGGCCCGACGCACGCCCCGCCCGGATCGCGCTCGTCGGCGAGCGGTCCGCGGGCGTGCCCGCGCACACCCGGTACGCGCCGATGCTGGAAGCCCTCTGGCGACGGGAACGGCTGCTGGTGGACGCCTACTGGGTGCCCACCTCCCGGCTGGAGGATCCGCGCGACCTGGCCGGGTTCGACGGCGTCTGGCTGGTCCCCGGCAGCCCGTACCGCAGCGAGGCCGGAGCGGTGACCGCGGTGCGCACCGCCCGCGAACGGAACATCCCCCTGCTCGCCACCTGCGGCGGTTTCCTGCACGCCCTCCTGGAGTTCGCCCGCCATGTCTGCGCGATGCCCGACGCCGCGCACGCCGAACACGCCCCCGGCAGCCGGCTGCCGCTGATCGTCCCGCTCGCGCGCGACCTCGCGGGCCACGAGGCGGCCGTGCACATCGAACCCGGCTCCCTGGCCGAGGAGGCGCTCGGCACCCGCACCACGGTGGAGCGCTACCAGTGCACGCACGCCCTCGACCCCCGCCACGCCGGCACCCTGAGCGAGCACGGGCTGCGCTTCACCGGCCACGACGACGCCGGCCGGCCCCGCATGGCCGAACTGCCGGGCCACCCCTTCTTCCTGTGCACCCTGTTCCAGCCCGAACTGGCCGACGACACCTCCCGGCCGCACCCGCTGGTACGCGCCTTCGCCGCCGCGGCGGTGGCGAACGGCTCCCGCCCCGCCGCCTGACCGGTACATCCGCACCCGCACCGCTGCACGCCCGCAACCGAGAGGAACCCAAGTGGCGAATTCCGTGGACGCGTTGTCCGACGTGCCGGCCAAGTCGTGGGTGCCCCACTTCGTCGTCTGCTCGATGATCTGGGGCTCCGGCTTCGCGCTCATCAAGATCGGTGTCAAGGCCGGCATCGAACCGGGCTGGGTCGCCTTCTGGCGCTGCTTCTTCGGCGCGCTGGTGCTGTGGTCCCTGGTCCTGTTACGGCGGCTGGAGGTGCCCCGCGACTGGCGGGTGTGGGGGCACGCCCTGGTGGTGGGGACGGTGCTCAACGCCTTCCCCTTCACCCTGTTCGCCTGGGGCGAGCGGTACATCAGCTCGGTCACGGCGGGCGTGTGGAACTCCACCATCCCGCTGTTCACGCTGGTCTGGGTACTGATCATGCTGCCGGACGAGAAGCCGACCGCGCGCCGGCTGGCGGGCATCGCCACCGGTCTGTGCGGTGCCCTGGTGGTGCTCGGCGTGTGGTCCGGCGGGCAGTCCTCGCTGCTCAAGGGCAGCCTGATCTGCCTGGTCGCCACCACCTCGTACGGGCTCGGCTACACCTACACCCGCCGGTTCCTCTCCGCCGGGAACGTCCCCGCCATCACGCTGACCGCCATCCAGGTCGGCTGGGGCGCCGTCGAACTCGCGCTGTGCGCCCCGCTGACGGGCGGCGCACCGCACTGGGGCGGGCCGGGGGCGCTGGCCGCCATGGTGGTGCTCGGCGCGCTGGGCACCGGACTCGCCTACATGTGGAACCTGTCGGTGATCCGAGCCGTCGGTTCGACCGTCGCCTCCACGGTCGCGTATCTGACCCCGCTGTGGGCGGCGATCGTCGGGGTGCTCTTCCTCGACGAGTCGCTGGGGTGGAACACCGCGCTCGGCGCGCTGATGATCGTCAGTGGCGTGCTGCTCACCCGTACGTCGCCGCCGAAACCGGCGCCGGCTCCGGCCGGGGAGGTGCCCCGGCCGGCCGAAGGGGCGGAGTCCGTGGACGACCAGGCGCAGTCGGCGGAGGAGATGCGGCCGGCGAAGCCGTGACCGCGCCCGCGGGGCCGTGACGCGCCCGGCATCCCGGCCCCGGGTTCGTCCCGCGCCCCGGCCCCGGTTCCGGGCCCGTCCCGTGCCGGGGTCGTCCGACCCGCGCCGTGGGGTCAGGGCGCGGCCGGCGGGCCGTCCGGTCGCAGCACGGTGTCCAGGCGCGCGAGGCCCTCGGTCACCGTCGCGGGGTCGCGGGCGAAGCCGAGCCGGAATCCCTCGTCGCAGCCCATCGTCTCGCCGGGCGTCAGCAGTACGCCCGCCGCCAGCGCGCGGCGGCACAGCGCCAGCGAGGGCTCCCCGGTGCGGAGCCGGACCCAGGCGAAGGGCGTGTCCTGCGGCGGTACCAGCCGCACCGCGTCGCCGTTGCGGGCCGCCCACTCCTGAACGAGGCGCAGCCCCGGGGCGCACAGCCGGTGGTACTCCCGCGTGAACTCCTCGTGCCGTTCCAGCACGGAGCAGGCCAGGGCCTCGCACAGCACGGAGTTGGCGATCGAGGTGAGGAACTTCCGCTCCGCGCAGGCCCGTACGAGGCCCGGGGCGCCGTACATCCAGCCGATGCGCAGCCCCGGCAGGCCGTAGGTCTTGGACAGCCCGGAGACCGAGACCACCCGGTCGCGGCCGACGGCCGCCGAGCGCGAGAGGTCGATCGCGTACTCCTCGTCGACCAGCAGAAAGGCGTCCCGTTCCGCGGCCAGCGCGGCGAGGTCGCGCAGCGCGCGCTTCCCGATCCGCCGGCCGGTGGGGTTGCAGGGCGAGTTCAGCGCGATGAGCCGCAGGTCGTCGCCGGCCGCCGCGGCCACGGCGGCCGCGTCGACGCTGAGGTCCGGCCCGTACGGCAGGACCGTCGTACGGGCACCGAGCCGGGACGGCAGGTCCAGCAGCGGCTGCCAGCCGGGGGCGAACGCGATCACCTGGTCGCCGGGCCGCACCAGGACGTCGAACAGCAGGAACAGGGCCTCCTGCGCGCCGTGCGTGACGGTGACCGACTCGGGTCCTCCGCCGCCGTACAGCCCGGCGATCAGCCGGCGCAGCGCCGCGGTGCCGCGGTCGGTGCCGTAGTCCAGGGTGAGGGCGGCGGGCACGGTCAGGTCGGACAGCGGGTGGCTCGGTACGTAGCTGTTGCCGAGGTCGATGTCGTAACGGCCCGCGGAGTCCTCGAACGTCCAGCGGGCGATGGAGTAGTACGACGGTGCGACGGTGCCGGCGCCACCGGCCGCGGGCGTCACGCGGCCGCCCCGAGGCGGTCGAGGAACATCGGCGCCAGGGTTCCGGCCGCCACCTGCTCCACCACCCCGGCCAGGGTGACCGCGCCCCGCGGGTCGACGGTCGTCCCGACGGCACCGCCGGGCATCCGCACCCGTACCGCGCGGTCCACCAGCCCCAGGACGTGCGCCGCGCTGACCGCGGCGCAGGCGCCGGCCCCGGAGGCCAGGGTGTAGCCGGCCCCGCGCTCCCAGATCTCGATCTCCACCGTGCCGCGGTCGAGCACGCGCAGGAACTGCACGTTGGTGCGTTCGGGGAAGGCCGGATGGCCGGCGATGGCCGGGCCCAGCTCCCGTGCCAGCGCGGCGGACACCTCCGGGAGCGGGACCACGGTGTGGGGGTTGCCGTTGTTCAGGCAGGTCACCCGCAGCCGTCGCCCGGACACCTCCAGCACCCGGTCGACGACGGGTCCGGGCAGATCCGGGGCGGGGACGTCCGCGGCCTCGAAGGAGGGCTGCCCCATGTCCACCCGGACGAGTCCGGCCGCGGGGTCGTCGATCCGCACCGCCGTGTCCCCCGCGTGGGTACGCAGGACGACGTCCCGCCCCCCGCCGCGGTGCTGGGACAGATACAGCGCGAAGATGCGCAGCCCGTTGGCGCTCCGGCCGCACGGGCTGCCGTCGGGGTTGAAGGTGCGCAGGACGACCGGTTCACCGGCCCGCACCGCACCGAGGGGCCCCACCAGCACCCCGTCGGCACCGATGCCGCGGTGCCGGTCGCACAGCAGGCGCGCGGCCGTCGGCGCGGAGGGCAGGCCCAGCAGGTCGATCCGCAGCGGATCGACGACGAGGTAGTCGTTGCCCAGTGCCTGGTACTTCACGAAGTCGTGCATGTGCTGTGCCCCCTGCTTTCGCTGCCTGCTGTCCGCTGCTCGCTGTCCGCCGGCCATCAGGGGAAGTCCCCGGCGATGTCCGGCCGTTCCGCGCGGGCGGGGCCGCACACCACGTGCGGTGTGCGGCCCCGCCCGGTCGCGCCG carries:
- the ilvN gene encoding acetolactate synthase small subunit; protein product: MSTKHTLSVLVENTPGILARIAALFSRRGFNIDSLAVGVTEHPDISRITIVVSVEDLPLEQVTKQLNKLVNVLKIVELEPAQAVQRELVLVKVRADNETRSQITEIVQLFRAKTVDVSPEAVTIEATGSGDKLTAMLRMLEQYGIKELVQSGTIAIGRGARSITDRSLRALDRSA
- the ilvC gene encoding ketol-acid reductoisomerase, translated to MAELFYDADADLSIIQGRKVAVIGYGSQGHAHALSLRDSGVDVRVGLHEGSKSKAKAEEQGLRVVSPAEATAEADVIMILVPDPIQAQVYEEHIAPNLKDGDALFFGHGLNIRYGFIKPPAGVDVCMVAPKGPGHLVRRQYEEGRGVPCIVAVEQDASGNGFALALSYAKGIGGTRAGVIKTTFTEETETDLFGEQAVLCGGTAALVKAGFETLTEAGYQPEIAYFECMHELKLIVDLMYEGGLEKMRWSISETAEWGDYVTGPRIITDATKAEMKKVLAEIQDGTFAKNWMDEYHGGLKKYNEYKKQDSEHLLETTGKELRKLMSWVNEEA
- the serA gene encoding phosphoglycerate dehydrogenase; amino-acid sequence: MSSKPVVLIAEELSPATVDALGPDFEIRHCNGADRAELLPALADVDAILIRSATKVDAEAVAAAHKLKVVARAGVGLDNVDVSAATKAGVMVVNAPTSNIVTAAELACGLLVSTARNIPQANAALKNGEWKRSKYTGVELAEKTLGVVGLGRIGALVAQRMSAFGMKVVAYDPYVQPARAAQMGVKVVTLDELLEVSDFITVHLPKTPETLGLIGDEALRKVKPSVRIVNAARGGIVDEEALYAALKEGRVAGAGLDVYAKEPCTDSPLFELDQVVCTPHLGASTDEAQEKAGIAVAKSVRLALAGELVPDAVNVQGGVIAQDVKPGLPLAEKLGRIFTALAGEVAARLDVEVYGEITQHDVKVLELSALKGVFEDVVDETVSYVNAPLFAQERGVEVRLTTSSESADHRNVVVVRGTLTDGEEVSVSGTLAGPKHHQKIVAVGEYDVDLALADHMVVLRYADRPGVVGTLGRVLGEAGINIAGMQVSRAVAGGEALAVLTVDDTVPPNVVAELGEEIGATSARSINLA
- a CDS encoding MFS transporter, giving the protein MTPTNPNHHDPAADSPTAGTLAGRREWTAMGVLMLPLLLVSMDISVLYFAIPSIGADLEPSGTQQLWIFDIYGFVLAGLLMTMGALGDRFGRRRLLLAGAAAFGAASLVAAYADSAETLIAARAVLGLGGATLMPSTMALLRTMFTDPGQRAKAIGLWSGVMTGGIALGSVLSGVLVQYFWWGSVFLVNLPAMAMLLVLGPLLLPESRSPEPGRFDLLSVPLSLAAVLPVVYGLKEIPTDGWNVRYVVSVTVGLLFGALFVHRQRTAASPLIPPALLRARGFSPALVLNLISSFAMLGSAFFTTQYLQSVLGRSALEAALWSLLPSVLIGVAAPVSAGLVQRGVDRAYVVSGGFVVAAAGYGLLALAGTGSLWLVLAGAGVLASGIVTVMSQVTDLAMGAAPVERAGTASSLMETGAELGGALGMAMLGAIGTALYRHGVGPEAPEAARQTLGGALAVADGMPGAAGAAVRAAARGAFVDGMRGAAVAGALLLLAAAPLAVRTLRTAERTAPPREPAGPERPAGGTRTGATGHDALAPDKAP
- a CDS encoding TetR/AcrR family transcriptional regulator, giving the protein MGHREDLLEGAKRCLTAKGFAATTARDIVKESGTNLASIGYHYGSKDALLAQAYVALVGEVSDAFDGSERLLADTAPGSLERFEAVWSNIIGTMREPGSMWRLSIEIVAMGDRLPEVRDHLARAQREAMRALVPLFMGGREEDVPEETVETLGGFYYALMMGLITHYNFDPDSAPDADALTAGLRQVIAGTGR
- a CDS encoding LysR family transcriptional regulator, which codes for MDPRLLQTFSTVLTLGSFSAAARELGYTQSAVSQQIASLEGELGTELIHRRPVGPTEAGARLLDHVAPILLRIDAARAEVRRAGSGSTGRLTVGVCPLAATAHTLRVTGEVARRAGVHEFTVRTLPRRAVAEGVATGTLDLGLVDGFALPDDPLRPARTAGVRGVPVGREQAVVALPSTHPLAHRTGLRLADLVDARWIDAPDVGAPPADLRALVGDGPQLRVALRYDGLDVRTYTELLAGGQGLGLLPRSVAAGRRDLVGVPVTAPELTHRIEALRVAGGPPVVDDLIASLT
- a CDS encoding DMT family transporter, coding for MANSVDALSDVPAKSWVPHFVVCSMIWGSGFALIKIGVKAGIEPGWVAFWRCFFGALVLWSLVLLRRLEVPRDWRVWGHALVVGTVLNAFPFTLFAWGERYISSVTAGVWNSTIPLFTLVWVLIMLPDEKPTARRLAGIATGLCGALVVLGVWSGGQSSLLKGSLICLVATTSYGLGYTYTRRFLSAGNVPAITLTAIQVGWGAVELALCAPLTGGAPHWGGPGALAAMVVLGALGTGLAYMWNLSVIRAVGSTVASTVAYLTPLWAAIVGVLFLDESLGWNTALGALMIVSGVLLTRTSPPKPAPAPAGEVPRPAEGAESVDDQAQSAEEMRPAKP
- a CDS encoding pyridoxal phosphate-dependent aminotransferase, whose amino-acid sequence is MTPAAGGAGTVAPSYYSIARWTFEDSAGRYDIDLGNSYVPSHPLSDLTVPAALTLDYGTDRGTAALRRLIAGLYGGGGPESVTVTHGAQEALFLLFDVLVRPGDQVIAFAPGWQPLLDLPSRLGARTTVLPYGPDLSVDAAAVAAAAGDDLRLIALNSPCNPTGRRIGKRALRDLAALAAERDAFLLVDEEYAIDLSRSAAVGRDRVVSVSGLSKTYGLPGLRIGWMYGAPGLVRACAERKFLTSIANSVLCEALACSVLERHEEFTREYHRLCAPGLRLVQEWAARNGDAVRLVPPQDTPFAWVRLRTGEPSLALCRRALAAGVLLTPGETMGCDEGFRLGFARDPATVTEGLARLDTVLRPDGPPAAP
- the dapF gene encoding diaminopimelate epimerase; the protein is MHDFVKYQALGNDYLVVDPLRIDLLGLPSAPTAARLLCDRHRGIGADGVLVGPLGAVRAGEPVVLRTFNPDGSPCGRSANGLRIFALYLSQHRGGGRDVVLRTHAGDTAVRIDDPAAGLVRVDMGQPSFEAADVPAPDLPGPVVDRVLEVSGRRLRVTCLNNGNPHTVVPLPEVSAALARELGPAIAGHPAFPERTNVQFLRVLDRGTVEIEIWERGAGYTLASGAGACAAVSAAHVLGLVDRAVRVRMPGGAVGTTVDPRGAVTLAGVVEQVAAGTLAPMFLDRLGAAA